From Glycine soja cultivar W05 chromosome 4, ASM419377v2, whole genome shotgun sequence, the proteins below share one genomic window:
- the LOC114409526 gene encoding uncharacterized protein LOC114409526 — translation MVQRKVPSKLGIEAEHVKSEKRLANSKLSSSQHQDGKTRGADMKKKMKKSRSIKLSDLEALQSSSPSRRRLSQPGKPLPLHTPTTTASPQKQQPLFRTTDGSPNYMKPTSSSHAKKELFPVSHRNTQPGSDFRSLPRQFSSDSKASCAKKPAKVLTRTSSLSLVRTLTKTTSFKASRACSRKSTRAVMCADMGAPQRATCSSTLKDSKFPAYLMLSPGGTESEGTSAMKVCPYTYCSLNGHHHADLPPLKSFVSARRLLLKMQKRAKLEALSPRRLKVPLETQKEDSDAEQNVFDAKPSCDEIGIDIFIEIYANEKDAKPTAAEEMGRIDFLKEIEDHEDNKSTLEDNGIEASEGVMQITTSRSIGNCIPSPSISEIDLEEDLKKSLDNVAIEVDTKGSSLLEQNEGGADEDYQSIVWSHEEMSMGSYCSDGEQDMGDVDMDDSDSKTFDMEWEEERLHGFDHEEDADSSVYSEEDNDSKVESSSESSHDVSVTWLDDILGGYYEHFLVDETHKEANSEESTYFEEQPSGINSVLEDTNGSTETQEIGYDQPSFTEEIFEYLTNAQNNGEGDEKHKDDDAASCNTKARDEETIDNTQCQKMSETSKIEETNEDGYSSSLENNDESNKGERQIELVDVSKESNIASEDQDLLEKDQGKAIGLQQSTSCISAEEESTSKNWKDGIRRKKGVEDDDDEMRKFNPKEPNFLPLVPEPGQEKVDLRHQMMDERKNSEDWMLDCALRQVVTQLAPARKKKVALLVEAFETVLPAAAPKCETRVRNNSPAFGHSGIIQACS, via the coding sequence ATGGTTCAAAGAAAGGTGCCTAGCAAGCTTGGCATCGAAGCTGAACATGTTAAATCAGAAAAGAGGTTGGCAAACTCGAAGCTATCTTCATCTCAGCACCAAGATGGAAAAACTAGAGGGGCTgatatgaagaagaaaatgaaaaaatcaagGTCAATAAAGCTTTCTGATCTTGAGGCTCTTCAATCATCATCACCTTCAAGGAGAAGATTGTCACAACCAGGAAAACCACTCCCTCTTCATACTCCAACAACTACAGCATCACCACAGAAGCAGCAACCTTTGTTCAGAACAACAGATGGTTCACCTAATTACATGAAGCCAACAAGCAGTTCACATGCAAAAAAGGAGCTTTTCCCGGTAAGCCACAGGAACACTCAACCTGGTTCTGATTTTAGGAGTCTTCCTAGACAATTTTCCAGTGATTCCAAAGCTTCCTGTGCTAAGAAGCCTGCAAAAGTTTTGACAAGAACATCCAGTTTGAGTTTGGTGAGAACATTGACCAAAACCACTAGTTTCAAGGCTTCTAGAGCTTGTTCTAGAAAATCCACCAGGGCTGTTATGTGTGCAGATATGGGTGCACCACAGAGAGCCACTTGTTCTTCAACTTTGAAGGACTCAAAGTTCCCTGCATACCTCATGCTTAGCCCTGGGGGAACTGAGTCAGAGGGAACTTCAGCCATGAAGGTTTGCCCTTACACATATTGTTCTCTTAATGGTCATCATCATGCTGATTTGCCACCGTTGAAGAGCTTCGTGTCTGCGAGGAGGTTGCTTTTGAAGATGCAGAAGCGTGCAAAGCTTGAAGCTCTCAGCCCTCGGAGACTGAAGGTTCCCCTTGAGACACAGAAGGAGGACTCTGATGCTGAGCAGAATGTCTTTGATGCAAAACCTTCTTGTGATGAAATTGGCATTGATATCTTCATTgaaatctatgccaatgaaaaGGATGCAAAACCAACAGCAGCAGAAGAAATGGGGAGAATAGATTTTCTCAAAGAGATTGAGGATCATGAAGATAACAAGTCAACACTTGAGGATAATGGCATAGAAGCCAGTGAGGGTGTCATGCAAATCACTACTTCAAGAAGTATTGGTAATTGTATTCCTTCTCCCTCTATATCTGAGATTgatcttgaagaggatttgaaaAAATCCTTAGATAATGTTGCAATTGAAGTAGATACCAAAGGAAGCTCTCTCCTAGAACAAAATGAAGGAGGTGCAGATGAAGATTACCAATCTATTGTCTGGTCTCATGAAGAAATGAGCATGGGAAGTTACTGCAGTGATGGGGAACAAGACATGGGGGATGTTGACATGGATGACTCGGATTCCAAAACCTTTGACATGGAGTGGGAGGAGGAGCGGTTGCACGGATTCGATCACGAAGAGGATGCTGATTCTTCTGTGTACTCAGAGGAGGACAATGACTCAAAAGTTGAGTCCTCATCAGAGAGTTCTCATGATGTATCAGTGACATGGTTAGATGATATTCTTGGTGGCTATTATGAGCACTTTCTGGTTGATGAAACACACAAAGAAGCCAATTCAGAAGAAAGCACCTACTTTGAAGAACAACCTAGTGGCATCAATTCTGTCCTTGAAGACACAAATGGAAGCACTGAAACACAAGAAATTGGTTACGACCAACCTTCTTTTACGGAGGAAATATTTGAGTACCTGACAAATGCACAAAATAATGGTGAAGGAGATGAAAAGCATAAGGATGATGATGCGGCCAGTTGCAACACAAAGGCACGTGATGAAGAGACAATTGACAACACTCAATGTCAGAAGATGAGTGAAACTTCCAAAATTGAAGAGACAAATGAAGATGGATACTCAAGTAGCCTAGAGAACAATGATGAGAGCAACAAAGGGGAGAGACAAATTGAGTTGGTGGATGTGTCTAAAGAAAGTAACATAGCTTCTGAAGATCAAGATTTGTTGGAAAAAGACCAAGGCAAAGCTATAGGGTTGCAACAAAGCACAAGTTGCATAAGTGCTGAAGAGGAAAGCACGAGCAAGAATTGGAAAGATGGCATTAGAAGAAAGAAGggtgttgaagatgatgatgatgaaatgaGAAAGTTCAACCCAAAAGAGCCAAATTTTCTGCCATTGGTTCCTGAGCCAGGACAAGAGAAGGTTGACCTGAGGCATCAAATGATGGATGAGAGAAAGAACTCAGAGGATTGGATGCTTGATTGTGCTCTAAGACAAGTTGTGACACAGCTTGCTCCAGCTAGGAAGAAAAAGGTGGCACTGCTAGTTGAAGCCTTTGAAACGGTATTGCCAGCAGCAGCACCCAAATGTGAAACCCGTGTGAGAAACAATTCTCCAGCATTTGGTCATTCAGGAATAATTCAAGCTTGTAGCTGA
- the LOC114410676 gene encoding uncharacterized protein LOC114410676 has translation MLLTITLAIGVPIKMDRNMLNMNRGQFTRVCVQIDLNVPVVGKFSLNGSWYRVEYKGLHVLCATCGCYGHVARAFPTIPLSQLIADSQETQSKQGAGVTPNPNHNMEKVSPLAIEFDDVATHEEWMVVKHKPRKNETNQKTPIMVRATSSPDDKSERSEIPPTGEVGRSTISPAGESGGAAASSDDASEMIIRGGDGGTTSRSGEDSGFTIGDCGSAGSGSTYTGVGSGGAASSGLTNGS, from the exons ATGTTGCTTACCATTACCTTAGCTATTGGTGTGCCAATCAAGATGGATCGAAACATGTTGAATATGAATCGTGGTCAGTTTACACGAGTGTGTGTTCAAATAGATTTGAATGTTCCTGTAGTGGGAAAATTCAGTCTCAATGGGAGTTGGTATAGAGTGGAATATAAGGGTCTACATGTTCTTTGTGCTACTTGTGGCTGTTATGGCCATGTTGCTCGAGCTTTCCCAACCATACCATTATCTCAACTGATTGCTGACAGTCAGGAAACCCAAAGCAAGCAAGGGGCAGGGGTGACTCCTAATCCTAACCATAATATGGAGAAGGTGTCACCACTAGCTATTGAGTTTGATGACGTTGCGACGCATGAGGAGTGGATGGTGGTGAAGCACAAACCTAGGAAGAACGAGACTAATCAGAAGACACCAATCATGG TGAGAGCAACATCTTCTCCAGATGACAAATCGGAAAGATCGGAAATTCCTCCAACTGGGGAAGTAGGAAGGTCAACTATTTCTCCTGCTGGTGAATCAGGAGGGGCAGCCGCTTCATCTGATGATGCATCGGAGATGATAATCAGAGGTGGAGATGGGGGAACTACTTCACGCTCAGGAGAAGACAGTGGATTCACCATTGGAGATTGTGGGTCAGCTGGCTCTGGATCAACCTACACAGGTGTGGGCTCAGGCGGAGCAGCCTCGTCGGGTCTCACCAATGGAAGTTGA